One segment of Panicum virgatum strain AP13 chromosome 3K, P.virgatum_v5, whole genome shotgun sequence DNA contains the following:
- the LOC120701366 gene encoding uncharacterized protein LOC120701366, which produces MGLDLLSTFVLPRYIFVVFPQKKIQTTLLKTLSRGCVRTPTLHVVLVLLSTPQSYDTERKAHELMEEACSELTRVVEEDQAEVELLRRECLRMQEDMEEERQMLQMAEVWREERVQMKLADAKLALKAKYAQLAHLQAEMEAFLRTRTRTRTRTCSCHSSTPMREARFIVSDAAARPRGGGGSGRASSQHDDDDEVDADSVFEHFRCKEETSSPTPSNASAMMQSPVIPATDLFLAKVDNGGSSSTDMDMDYDGGRDSCS; this is translated from the exons atggggttggacttgttgagtactttcgtactcccccgatatatatttgtggtttttcctcagaagaagatccagactacgctgttgaagacgttgagtagaggttgcgtccgaaCCCCAACCTTGCATGTGGTGTTAGTCCTCT TGTCCACACCGCAGAGCTACGACACGGAGCGCAAGGCCCACGAGCTCATGGAGGAGGCCTGCTCGGAGCTCACgcgggtggtggaggaggaccAGGCGGAGGTGGAGCTGCTGCGCCGCGAGTGCCTGCGCATGCAGGAGGACATGGAGGAGGAGCGCCAGATGCTGCAGATGGCGGAGGTCTGGCGCGAGGAGCGCGTGCAGATGAAGCTCGCCGACGCCAAGCTCGCACTCAAGGCCAAGTATGCGCAGCTCGCCCACCTGCAGGCGGAGATGGAGGCGTTCCtcaggacgaggacgaggacgaggacgaggacttGCTCGTGCCACTCGTCCACGCCCATGCGGGAGGCACGCTTCATCGTCAGCGATGCCGCGGCTCGGCCTCGCGGGGGCGGCGGTAGCGGCCGCGCCAGCAGCcagcacgacgacgacgacgaggtggaTGCGGATTCGGTGTTCGAGCACTTCCGCTGCAAGGAGGAGACCAGCAGCCCCACGCCGTCGAACGCCAGCGCGATGATGCAGTCGCCGGTGATTCCGGCGACGGACCTCTTCCTGGCAAAGGTCGACAATGGGGGCAGCTCATCCACCGACATGGACATGGACTACGACGGAGGCAGGGACTCGTGCAGCTAG
- the LOC120698753 gene encoding LRR receptor-like serine/threonine-protein kinase ER1, whose translation MAVTARRLRAVVACVVLAVAAALAPRPAAGILDPNDFLALQTVRRSLDDMPGSAFFDGWDFTADPCGFPGVFCDGDRVASLALGDPRAGSPGLMGRLDPALGRLSALTELSLVPGRVEGQLPASLASCSNLRFLAVSKNLLSGQIPDGFGALSNLRTLDLSFNQISGAIPPSIAALPSITNLILCHNQLTGGVPSFQDSSTLLRLDLKHNALAGGVPALPAGLQYLSLSANRLSGTVEQVLPRLTRLNFLDLSMNQLEGPIPPAVFALPLSVLQLQRNFFAGPVQPAGDVTIPVVNLSYNRFWGQVSPLLAGVGQLYLNNNRFTGEVPSRLVQELVGSGGLQVLYLQHNFLTGIEISPSSSLPSTVSLCLMYNCMVPPVYAPCPIKAGSQNTRPADQCPEWRG comes from the coding sequence atggcggtgaCCGCGCGGCGGCTCCGCGCAGTCGTGGCGTGCGTCGtcctggcggtggcggcggcgttggcgccgcggccggcggcgggcatcCTCGACCCGAACGACTTCCTGGCGCTGCAGACGGTGCGGCGGTCGCTGGACGACATGCCGGGGTCGGCGTTCTTCGACGGCTGGGACTTCACCGCCGACCCCTGCGGGTTCCCCGGCGTGTTCTGCGACGGGGACCGGGTGGCGTCGCTCGCGCTCGGGGACCCGCGGGCCGGGTCGCCGGGGCTGATGGGGCGCCTCGACCCGGCGCTGGGCAGGCTGTCCGCGCTCACCGAGCTCTCGCTCGTGCCGGGGCGCGTCGAGGGCCAGCTCCCGGCGTCGCTCGCGTCCTGCTCGAACCTCCGCTTCCTGGCCGTCAGCAAGAACCTCCTCTCGGGCCAGATACCGGACGGCTTCGGCGCGCTGTCCAACCTCCGGACGCTCGACCTCAGCTTCAACCAGATCTCCGGCGCCATCCCGCCGTCCATCGCCGCGCTGCCGTCGATCACCAACCTCATCCTCTGCCATAAccagctcaccggcggcgtgcCGTCGTTCCAGGACTCGTCCACGCTGCTCCGGCTGGACCTCAAGCAcaacgcgctcgccggcggcgtgcccgCCCTCCCGGCCGGGCTGCAGTACCTCTCGCTGTCCGCGAACAGGCTGAGCGGCACGGTGGAGCAGGTGCTGCCCCGGCTGACCCGGCTCAACTTCCTAGACCTCAGCATGAACCAGCTGGAGGGCCCGATCCCGCCGGCGGTGTTCGCGTTGCCGCTCTccgtgctgcagctgcagcgcaACTTCTTCGCGGGGCCCGTGCAGCCGGCGGGCGACGTGACGATCCCGGTGGTGAACCTGAGCTACAACCGGTTTTGGGGCCAGGTGTCGCCGCTGCTGGCCGGCGTCGGGCAGCTGTACCTGAACAACAACCGGTTCACCGGCGAGGTCCCGTCGCGGCTGGTGCAGGAGCTGGTGGGCTCCGGCGGGCTGCAGGTGCTCTACCTGCAGCACAACTTCCTGACGGGCATCGAGAtatcgccgtcgtcgtcgctccCCTCCACCGTCTCGCTCTGCCTCATGTACAACTGCATGGTGCCGCCGGTGTACGCGCCGTGCCCGATCAAGGCCGGGTCGCAGAACACGCGGCCAGCGGACCAGTGCCCGGAGTGGAGGGGATGA
- the LOC120698754 gene encoding cytochrome P450 734A1-like — translation MASLSSVLLLAALLAAAQYVLRLLHSFLWVPLRLERRLRRQGIRWPPRSLLSGNASDYRDLLAAARSRPLAAFRHDGVVARATPQYSVWPARYGRPFVYWFGPRPRLVLSDPELVKAAMTDSTGAFDKAGAGGNNPLARQLIGEGLVGLTGEAWARHRRVIAPAFNMERVKAWIPEIAATASSVLDKWEGEGESRSEFEIDIHKGFHTLSADVISCVAFGSSYEEGKRIFQLQEEQMKLALLAMTTVYIPGFRFVPTKKNRTRQRLNTEIQCSLHKLIEINGKRCEDSKNLLGLMLSASKAGSEFKMGIDEIIHECKTFYFAGKETTANLLTWATLLLALHQEWQDKARDEVLKVCGMHEHPNAENLSNLKIVAMVLKETLRLYPPALFINRTATRDIKLGELDIPAGTRLDFPIIDIHHDHDVWGTDAEEFNPLRFADGKSYHLGAYLPFGIGPKICVGQNLAMVEAKVALAMTLQRFAFTVSPSHVHAPMMAMTLQPQYGAQVLVQKI, via the exons ATGGCCAGCCTCTcctccgtcctcctcctcgccgcgctcctcgCGGCCGCCCAGTACGTGCTCCGCCTGCTCCACTCCTTCCTCTGGGTCCCGCTCCGCCtggagcgccgcctccggcgGCAGGGCATCAGGTGGCCACCGCGGAGCCTGCTCTCCGGCAACGCGTCCGACTACCGCGAcctgctggccgccgcccgATCCAGGCCCCTCGCCGCCTTCCGCCACGACGGCGTCGtcgcccgcgccacgccgcagtACAGCGTCTGGCCGGCGCGGTACGGCCGGCCGTTCGTGTACTGGTTCGGGCCCCGCCCGCGGCTGGTGCTCTCCGACCCGGAGCTCGTCAAGGCCGCGATGACCGACTCCACGGGCGCCTTCGACaaggcgggcgccggcggcaacAACCCGCTCGCCAGGCAGCTCATCGGCGAGGGGCTCGTGGGGCTCACCGGGGAGGCGTGGGCACGGCACCGTCGCGTGATTGCGCCGGCGTTTAACATGGAGAGGGTGAAG GCTTGGATACCAGAAATAGCAGCTACCGCCTCATCTGTGCTGGACAAATGGGAGGGCGAAGGTGAAAGCCGCAGTGAGTTTGAGATCGATATCCATAAAGGATTCCACACTTTGAGTGCAGATGTCATTTCTTGTGTGGCATTTGGAAGTAGCTACGAGGAGGGAAAAAGAATTTTTCAATTGCAAGAGGAGCAGATGAAACTTGCTCTTCTGGCGATGACGACTGTTTATATTCCTGGCTTCAG GTTTGTACCAACAAAAAAGAACCGAACAAGGCAGAGGTTGAACACAGAAATCCAATGTTCCTTGCACAAATTGATTGAAATCAATGGAAAAAGGTGTGAGGATTCCAAAAATTTGCTTGGGTTAATGCTATCAGCCAGCAAAGCGGGGAGTGAATTCAAAATGGGAATTGATGAGATAATTCATGAGTGCAAGACATTTTACTTTGCTGGGAAGGAAACAACAGCTAACTTGTTGACATGGGcaacacttcttcttgcattgcatcaagagtggCAAGATAAGGCCCGCGATGAAGTTCTTAAAGTGTGTGGAATGCATGAGCACCCTAATGCAGAAAACCTGAGCAATCTTAAAATT GTAGCTATGGTGTTAAAAGAAACCCTCAGGCTTTATCCTCCAGCTCTATTCATCAATAGGACTGCCACTAGGGATATCAAGCTAGGTGAACTAGACATCCCGGCCGGCACACGATTGGACTTCCCTATTATTGACATTCACCATGACCATGATGTCTGGGGTACCGATGCAGAGGAGTTTAATCCACTAAGGTTTGCAGATGGCAAGAGCTATCACCTTGGTGCTTACTTGCCCTTTGGGATCGGTCCTAAAATCTGCGTTGGCCAGAATCTTGCAATGGTTGAGGCCAAGGTCGCACTTGCAATGACCCTTCAGCGATTTGCGTTTACTGTCTCCCCATCCCATGTTCATGCACCAATGATGGCGATGACCCTGCAACCCCAGTACGGTGCTCAAGTTCTTGTCCAGAAGATATGA
- the LOC120698755 gene encoding translation initiation factor IF-2-like: protein MGTEVFRPHDCLARARRPRPLRPGPAGRRAAAAARGGDARGPSASAAAATATAPRQVRTKVAEAYAGPAFGAMSPSPRALPLPRFPARTAADAAPGVDDAATRELRRLLGLH, encoded by the coding sequence ATGGGGACGGAGGTGTTCCGCCCGCACGACTGCCTCGCCCGCgccaggcggccgcggccgctgcgCCCCGGACCGGccgggaggagggcggcggcggcggcgcgcggcggcgacgcgcgggGCCCCTCcgcttccgcggcggcggcgacggcgacggcgccgaggCAGGTCCGGACCAAGGTGGCGGAGGCGTACGCGGGCCCGGCGTTCGGCGCcatgtcgccgtcgccgcgggcgctgccgctgccgcggtTCCCCGCCAGGACGGCCGCCGACGCGGCGCCGGGCGTGGACGACGCCGCCACGCGGGAGCTTCGGCGGCTGCTGGGGCTCCACTGA